From the Desulfovibrio sp. JY genome, one window contains:
- a CDS encoding PASTA domain-containing protein — MRKPKVDRQQKTVRDWSRVKLTCVGVFFLLAWLGLWSRAGYLQIVVGPELAEKALRQHLASEVDKGARGEIYDRGGRLLAKSVEFEAVFVRPKEVTEPDKTADFLAKVLHMKEQRIAKKLRSSSNMVYLSWRVGDRTAARIREAKLAGVYFTKEYGRFYPNGHLASQVMGFVGVGDVGLEGVEKAFDSRLTGRQAKYVVQRDASGRRFFFDAQGRELADINGHDVRLTIDSQIQFFAEEELEKAVTDNHAKGGTCLVVHVPTGEILAMANYPFFNPNVGRGISPRIARDHAALDVYEPGSTMKPLLVASALQEHVIKPTSTFNCENGRFSFANRTIRDTHSYGVLPVNMIVRVSSNIGAAKIGLQLGATRLHHYFDLLGFGRPTGLRITGEAKGLVRPAKAWSPIDVATASFGQGVAVSPVQLAQAYLILANDGVYKQIKLVADPPDERPERTPYRVFDADVARTVQSMMREVVQEEHGTGKTARIPGLETGGKTGTAQKAGPHGGYGNKYLGSYVSFVPAMHPEYILIVMIDEPEPSHYGGVVAAPAVRNVTLRMLSYLGRMPETVQMAKAQIPDQIPEQTPDQTSGQTSGQSPAKEQAAAAPAVKEPSKADKDILAIAGGAAGDVKQVSVQSVPNFAGMPLRQAVEILVGKGIVPRLEGQGLVVLKQSPAPGAPWPSGEKNEVVLWLSRPS, encoded by the coding sequence ATGCGCAAGCCGAAAGTCGATCGCCAGCAGAAGACCGTGCGCGATTGGAGCCGGGTCAAGCTCACCTGCGTGGGCGTCTTTTTCCTGTTGGCCTGGCTCGGTTTGTGGTCCCGGGCCGGCTACCTCCAGATCGTGGTCGGTCCGGAGCTGGCCGAAAAGGCCCTGCGCCAGCATCTGGCCTCTGAGGTGGACAAGGGGGCCCGGGGCGAAATTTACGACCGGGGCGGCCGGCTCTTGGCCAAAAGCGTGGAGTTCGAGGCCGTGTTCGTGCGGCCCAAGGAAGTGACCGAGCCCGATAAGACCGCCGACTTTCTGGCCAAGGTGCTTCATATGAAGGAACAGCGCATCGCAAAAAAGCTGCGCAGCTCCTCCAACATGGTCTATCTCTCCTGGCGGGTCGGGGACCGCACTGCCGCCCGCATCCGCGAGGCCAAGTTGGCCGGCGTTTATTTCACCAAGGAATACGGGCGTTTTTACCCCAATGGGCACCTGGCCAGCCAGGTGATGGGGTTTGTGGGCGTCGGCGATGTGGGCCTCGAAGGCGTGGAAAAGGCCTTCGACAGCCGCCTGACCGGCCGGCAGGCCAAATACGTGGTCCAGCGCGACGCCTCGGGTCGGCGCTTCTTTTTCGATGCCCAGGGCCGGGAACTGGCCGACATCAACGGCCACGACGTGCGCCTGACCATCGATTCGCAGATTCAGTTCTTCGCCGAGGAGGAGCTGGAAAAGGCCGTCACCGACAACCACGCCAAGGGCGGCACCTGTCTGGTGGTCCACGTGCCCACGGGCGAAATCCTGGCCATGGCCAACTATCCCTTTTTCAATCCCAACGTGGGGCGCGGCATCAGCCCGCGCATCGCCCGCGACCACGCCGCCCTGGACGTCTACGAGCCCGGCTCCACCATGAAGCCCCTGCTCGTGGCCTCGGCCCTCCAGGAACACGTGATCAAGCCCACCTCCACCTTCAACTGTGAAAACGGCCGGTTTTCCTTCGCCAACAGGACCATCCGGGATACCCACTCCTACGGTGTGCTGCCGGTCAACATGATCGTGCGCGTCTCGAGCAACATCGGCGCGGCCAAAATCGGCCTGCAGCTCGGCGCGACGCGGCTGCACCATTATTTCGACCTGCTTGGTTTCGGCCGCCCGACCGGACTTCGCATCACCGGCGAGGCCAAGGGGCTCGTGCGGCCGGCGAAGGCCTGGTCGCCCATCGACGTGGCCACGGCCTCTTTCGGCCAGGGCGTTGCCGTGTCCCCGGTCCAGCTGGCTCAGGCTTACCTCATTTTGGCCAACGACGGCGTGTACAAACAGATCAAGCTCGTGGCCGACCCGCCCGACGAAAGGCCCGAGCGCACGCCCTACCGCGTTTTCGACGCCGATGTGGCCCGCACCGTCCAGTCCATGATGCGCGAGGTGGTCCAGGAAGAGCACGGCACCGGAAAAACGGCCCGGATTCCGGGCCTGGAGACCGGCGGCAAGACCGGCACCGCCCAAAAAGCCGGACCCCATGGCGGCTATGGCAACAAGTACCTGGGGTCCTACGTTTCCTTCGTGCCGGCCATGCATCCGGAGTATATCCTCATCGTGATGATTGACGAACCCGAGCCGAGTCACTACGGCGGGGTCGTCGCCGCGCCGGCCGTGCGCAACGTGACCTTGCGCATGCTGTCCTACCTTGGCCGCATGCCCGAGACCGTGCAGATGGCCAAGGCCCAGATACCGGACCAGATACCGGAACAGACGCCTGACCAGACGTCGGGCCAGACGTCGGGCCAGTCCCCGGCCAAGGAGCAGGCTGCGGCCGCGCCGGCCGTGAAGGAGCCGAGCAAGGCGGACAAGGATATTTTGGCCATCGCCGGCGGGGCCGCCGGCGACGTCAAGCAGGTTTCGGTCCAATCCGTGCCGAATTTTGCCGGCATGCCGTTGCGACAGGCGGTGGAAATCCTGGTTGGCAAGGGCATCGTGCCACGGCTCGAAGGCCAGGGGCTCGTGGTCTTGAAACAGAGTCCGGCTCCGGGCGCGCCCTGGCCCTCCGGCGAAAAAAACGAAGTCGTGTTGTGGCTTTCCAGGCCCTCCTGA